The genomic segment TCCCGATCCCGGCCTCTGTCTCGATCATCATCCTCTAGATTTCTCCATGCTTTTCTCAAATCGTACAGAGCGTCATCTACTTCAGACTGCGTAGCATGTGGATCGTCAATGACATCCCACGCATGTTCAAGCGCGTCTTCCAATTTGCGCCAGCTCGATCTGGTGTAGTCGTCTTCATCCAAGTCTTTGTCCTCAATCTCTCTGGCTTTGGCCCTCAGCTCTCTTTTATAGACCGCGTCATCTTGGCTCTTCAGATCTTGTCTCGCTTTGATCAGTTTCTCAAGGGCAACATCTACGACAAGCTGACTCGCATGCGGGTCATCCAGCACAAAGTAAGCCTGCTCTAGTCTATTCTGCAGCTCTTTCCAGCTGGCCCTCGTGTAATCTTTTTCTTGCAGTTTTTCTACTGCAATTTCCTCTACTTTCGTTTGCAGTTTACTCTTGTCGACTGTACCTGCCTGCTTCTTCAGCCCTTCTCTTGCTATGACTAACACGGACAAGGCACTATCAATTTCTGCTTGGGTGACATTTGGCTTCGTCAGTACGGCTTTTGCAGCATCCAACGCATATACAAGCTTGCTCCAGCTGTCGGGCGTATATTTTTCCTGGATTAAATTCTCGGCGTTAATTTCATTGACTTTTCCTTGTAAGTGACGAAGATCTACAGTGGACTCTACCGCGGCAGGTGTTTCCTCTGTACTTGCTGCTTGGCTCACAGGCACGAATATGGATGCTTGGAAGATCAAGCAAAAGAGGCTAAAGAAAACAAGACTCGTTACTGCTCTTCGAAAACGTCCCAATTCCCATCCTCCGTTCTTTACGATGACCCATCCGATCATCTTTTTCCAATCATTGACATTATATGATGGAGACCGCTAAGAGGATTCATATTTTTAGAGGCCACGAACCAAACAAAAACCAAGTAGCCGATTGAACAGCTGCTTGGTTTTCGTTGTCTGATGCTATGCGGAAATAGGTTTTTCTGAAGGTTGCTTTGTCTTGCCGGAGAATGAAAGATTCGTCCACATACGCAATAGTCGTTCCACTGGGCCATAACGGAACCTTTTTAGATACAGCGGGCTTAAGAAAAGCTGTCCCGCATAAATCAAGATTGCTAATCCGCAGCCAGCCAATACCCCGATCTGTCCGAACCATCCGAGTCCATAGCCATAGAAGATCGTCGTACAAATGACGGTTTGTAAAAGGTAATTCGTTAAGGAGAGTTTACCCACGGCCTGAAACCTTGGCAGCCATTTTGATTCCGTGCTTCTCGAAAAGAACCAAACAAAGGCGAAAATGTAACCGATGGCAAGGATGGTTCCCCCCGATATCTCACCGATGCCACTCCACCAGCTTCCTGGCAGATACACATGTAGTGCTTTTAACAAAAGCCCTGCTGGCAGGAAGATCAACATGTTTCGGAGATACGAGGTTCGTTCTTCCTCTGTCTTCTCGAACCACCTGCACTTCGCAGCATACATCCCAAAAAGGAACATGGGTGCGCTCATAAGCGGCGTAATCAATAATAAAGTAAATATCATGTATTCTGGCAAACCAAGCGGATCTTCACTGCTTCTGTGATGCACAATCTCCTCGTATGTGCCCGTGCCATAGACAGTCATGGTTTTGACCACATAAGCTTCCATACGGACAGGATCGGTAATACTCGCAGGATCATTCGGATCATCTGGGACAAGCCCCATTAAGCTGATGAGGCAGAGTAAGATGATCCCCCAAATAAGCAGTGTTTTCGGTTTACAGTTCATGAACAGTAACAGAAAGAAGCCCATCATGCCATAAAACGCTAAGATATCCCCTTCCCAAAGGAAGTACGAATGAAGCAAACCAAGTCCGATCAGCATCAAAAACCTGCGGGCAAGGTAACGTTTTTGCCTCAAACCTTTGGCAGCCAAGCTTTGCTGCATCTTGATCATGCCAAAACCAAACATGAAGGTAAAAATCGGCATAAAGCTGCCTTCCACAAATATTTTCACAAGCTTATAAACAGTCATTTCATAATCGGGGAGGGCGTATAAATCCAATTCTTGGCTTCCCCAAATCCCATACTGGAAAATCAGCATATTCGCCAACAAAATTCCTACTAAACTAAATCCCCGCAAGCCATCGATGATGCGTACGCGATTCTGCTTTAGCTCCATGACTATCACCTCAAGCCTGATTGTAACGAGCTAAGCTTAATGGCTTCTAAATTGCACCTTATCGTTACCTTAATTTTACATCTACCTTTGCTTGGCTTGCGTATGGTGGACGATCAGGAGATTGTCTGCACCCGATATTGATTTCTCCATTCTATGATAGAGGTATCTTGCAAGAAGGAGTTATTGCGTATGAAAATGGTACAACGATGGGTACGTATTTTTCTGTCAGCGGCGATACTATCGACCCTCGTCGCCTGTGGTACGACCTACGACAAGGGGCAAACTCAGCTCGCTACGACACAGGCGCCTGCAGGCAGCGTCCAGGAATTGTTCGATAGCAGCTTGTTCGTAGGCGACTCCATTATCGGAGGACTGACGAACGATGACCTGCTGCCTGAAGCGAACGTTATGGGGGGATTGGGCGCAACGGTCCAATCTACGCTGGACAACGTCGAAGAGATCGCGAGCCGCAAGCCGTCACATGTGTTCCTGTCAATGGGGCAGAACGATCTCTGGGAACCGTCTGAGGAAGGGAAGAATACGTTCGTACAGCAATACACCCGGCTGGTCGATCGTATAAGGGAACTGCTGCCGGCGGCCCGCGTTTACGTGCTGTCGATTACGGCTGTAGATGCCGCATCGCCGTTCGGTGCGTCCATGAACCCACAGATTGAAACATTCAACGCAGCCCTGCAAAAGATGGCGAAGGAGAAGGGAGTAGACTACATTGACCTTGCCCCCATTTTCCAGCAGAACAAGATTCAATACGATGAAGACGGCTCCCATTTCACGAACGCATTCTACCCAATCCTGCTGGGCTATTTGAAGGAGTGGACGGATATGGCCCATCAGCCGCGCGGTCCGGCGGTCACCGATACGAACGAAGCCTACAAAGCAGCGTTCAAGCACAGTGTTTTCCTCGGAGATTCCATCCTGGGGGCGTTGTCCTATCTGAACAAAGTGGATACGGCGAATGTCATCGCCCCGAGCGGCGCGACGCTCTCTCTCGCCCTCATGAATGTCGAGAAACTCGCCAGCCGGGCGCCGGAGCATGTATTCATTCTGCTGGGCAGCAATGACATTCGGTTGTCAGACAAGCAGGAATTCATCGAGAGCTATCGCCAGCTGATCGGCAGCATCCGGAACAAACTGCCGAATGCCAAGCTCCACATCCTGTCGATTCCGCCAGTCGCCAAGGACGCCCTGAAGCAAGTGCCACAGTATGCGAACATTACGGACTTCAACCAAGCGCTTGAACAGTTGGCCGATGAAGTCAAAGTCGATTACGTGGACTTGTCCCCCCTCTTCGCCGCCAACAAAATCCAATACGCAGACAACGGCGTTCACTTCAAACCGCATTTCTATCCGCTGCTCCTGGACTACTTGCAGGGGCTTGTAAAGTAGGGAAATGGCCGGTTAGTTGACAAGCGTCAAACAGCCCCCACCTTTTAACTAGGGTAGGGGCTGTGTATTTTAACATTTGACAAAGTGGTTCCTGTATCCTTCCGCATTGATTTCCAACGCATTTAGTTGTCCACCAGAATAGCCACACCCGCCATCTATCCCTATTTTATCACCTTCTGTTGAATACCAAATTTGATTGGGTTCTGGATTCGATTTTATTCTAGAAGTCGGGGTATGTCCAAATATCACAACTTTGTCAATGCCTGTTGGACTTTCTATAAAATCCTCACCTATCCAGACAAAATCAGAAGGTGTTGTTTCTCGCCAATTCCTTGGACGAACTCCTGCGTGTACATAAATATGGCCTTCATCTTCAAAGTAATAAGGTAAATGGTTTATAAAATCAATCTCTTCTTTGCGCTCTACTTTGAGTGTTCTTTTAACAAGCTCTATGTCGTTAAAAACTGTATCATCAACACCTTGAAGAAAACTTTCTATTGCGTTCATACCACCCATTTGATGGAGGAAAAACAAATCAAAGGAAGGGTTCCGAGAGTCTAAAAATTCAATCAAAGAATATTCATGATTCCCCATTAAAGCAATTGCATCTTCCTCCTCCACCATTCTTTTTATCACTGAAACAACTTTTAGAGATTCAGGTCCTCTACTTATATAATCACCAATAAAAATAATTTGGTCCTGCATAGGCTTATAATTTACTTTTTCCAGTAGCTGCTTAAGTACATGAAAATATCCATGGATATCCCCAATAATAAGTTTCCGTTTCATAGCTACCTCCTTCCTCCTTCCTGCTTACTCTTATTATCTCATATTCAGATTCTTTTTCCGAAAACTAGCAACAATTCTGTCGATCAAACGTACAACTCTTATAAGATACATAATTTAACAATGTAATCGAGGTGTTAACAAGCATGGAAGCATCAATCTCAATTGTCACCTACCGCCCTGAGCTGGCCGCAGCGGTTGCAGATATGTGGAATGCCAGCCGAGATAGCTGGGGAGGCGGAAATTCGATTACGACAGCCGAACAAATACGACAAGAAGAAGCAGCCTCTGACGCTATCACTGTCTATCTCGCAATAGAAGGTGAAACAGTCGTTGGTTATTGCAGCCTGGCAGAATATCGGGAAGATACCGGTGCCCTCTACATCCCGTTGCTCAATGTACGTCCCGACTATCACGGAAAAAAAGTCGGCCGGATGCTGCTTTCATGCGCACTGGAGAAAACGATTGAGCTCGACTGGCCGCGGCTTGATCTGTACACGTGGGCAGGAAACACGAAGGCTGTTCCATTGTATAAGAAGTTCGGCTTTTTCTGGGAAGACCGGGACGACGCCACCCATCTGATGAACATGATTCCTTCTGTGCTCCGTACCGAAGCGATCGCCCACTATTTTGAGGAGCTTGACTGGTATCAGGACTCCACGCGGGAGATCGTTGTAGAGCCAGATGGACGCAAGGAAAACGGCTTTGATTACTTCACCTACTCCTGGGCAAAAGGAGAAAAGAGTTTGCGTGTGGAGTTTGAACGGCGCGGTCGAGGCATGCGCCTCATCGAGACGGAAGATTATCTCGTGTCTGCCGAAGTGGAGAACCTGGAGCTGGTCTTTGGACGGGAGTATCAGATTCACTACCGGATCGTCAACAAATCAGGGAAGCCGTTACAGATTTCGTTAAACGGGCAACCGAGCGACACGATCCGCTTTAATTATCAGCACGAGCTGGCTGTGACAGGGGAAGCCACGCTGTCAGCAAGCTTTTTTGTCGATCCAATCACAGAAGAGCAAAGCATCTGGCGCACGCATCCGCGTGTCTGCACCCACCTGCTGATCAACGGCAAGGCAGCGCTGTTTGAGGTAGGAATCCTCCCCAAGTTTCCTGCTACCCTTTCCTTGCATGTACCTGGTCTCTCCTATCCGGGACAGACAAAGCTGTTTTATTTGGACGTAGAAAACAACTTTGCGGAAGCAGCGGAATTTTCATTCGAGCTGCCTGCTTGTTCATTTTTTGGCTTACAAGAGCAACGCCACACTTTGAAACTGTCTGGCAAAGAGCGCATTTCGCTTCCGCTTCACGCTGACCTGTATGAACACGGCTTTTACGAAGCCAACGTACAGGTGGAGGCGAAGCTCGCAGATGGCAGATCGGTTTCTTTTGCCAAAAAAATCGGAGCTGCCTTTACAGGGCTTGGTGCGATGGTGTCCGGGGAAACGGAACAGGCTTGGCAAGTTCATCATGGCCGCCATACGCTCTATTTGAACAAAGAAGATAATGAGATGACCGTTGCCAGTAGGACAGGTGGAGAGCCAACCAACCTCCTCTATCCCAAGCTCGGCAAACCGTTTTCCAGCGAGTTCTCGAAGAAACGTGCCGAGAAAGTTGAGTTTATCGCAGAAAAGGGAGCAATCGGCATCCGTGCGACGTATCGCTCCGGGGCATACCCGCAAATTGCGCTGGTTAGCAAAACGCTCCTGTTCGGAGATGGTACCGTAGAACACCTACTAGAGATAGAAAACAGCTCTGCTGACAAGCTGGCTGCTGAGCTCTGGCTAAACCAAGGCTTTCATCACAGTTTTTATCGCCCCATTGTGCCGTATCAAGGCCGTTATGTTGAAACACCATCCTCCTACGGCAGCGATATGGATTATTGGGATGCTGAGTTAGTCAGTGAAAACTGGCTGTTTACACAGGATGAAACGGCCCCATGGGGAATGTGCTGGCCTCCTGAATACCGTTTTGACATTCAAGGCTGGTATGTCACACTTGAAACCAATCTCGGCATGCTTGCTCCACATGAAACAAAGTCGTTCGGCCCGATCCATTTCTCGCATGGAGGCTATGCCGACTGGAAAGAATTCCGCGCCTTTGCCCGTAAAGAACCACTGCCAGCAGACCTGATCTTGACCTCTCACCTGGAGTTGAGTGCCAATGGGCAAAATCCGTTTGTGACAAGCAAGCAACTGGATGTACAGGTGAAAGAGTACAAGCAGCAGTATTTAGACGGAGAGTTGCTGGCTTCCCTTTTGAGCGAGTCAGCTTCCGAACAAACGCAGAGCTTTGCAGAGGATGAGGAAGAGACGGAATCTGACTTCTCCTTCAAGACGCCGGAAAAACCATATGACCTTGTGCAAGTAGAGGGACGTTTTGCCACGCATGTGTCTCATTTGCAGAGCGCGATTTTCCCAATCGGTCAAGGCAAGGTCATCCAGGAACAAACAGTGGAAGAGGGACGGCCGGTCTATATCGCCGACAATGGACGATTGCGGATTAAAGCCGCTCCAGATTTTGCTCCGACTCTCTACTCGCTCGCAAGCAATGGACAGGAGTGGCTGGACAGCTCCTTCCCTCTGCGGAAACCGAAATCTTGGTGGAATCCGTGGACAGGTGGAATCGGCAACTATATCGAAGAGTTAAGCTCATTTTCACTGGTGAAAGAAGAGCGTACTGCTTCCTTTGTCGAGCTAATCGACAACAAGCAAAATACGTGGCAGGGAATCAAGGTGAGCTACCAAGTGAAAAAGCAGGAGAAGTATCGCGGGTTGACTTGCCACCAGTATTACTTGCTGCTGCCAGGAGTACCTGTCCTCTGTCATACAGTAGAGATCGAGCAGAATACCGGAACGTACTTTGCTGCCAAGGAATTGACCACTGACATCTTTTTGCAGCCAGGAACCGAGGACGAGGCGGTATGGCTGAAAACCGTCGGTACGAATGGCGAGGAGCTCAACTACAAGCTGGCGCAAGGTGAATTGGATGTCCTTGAAGTTTCCGATTATGTCCTCGGGCGAGCTTCCAGCAAGGATCAGATGCATATCGTTACTGACCTCGATACAGCGGACCTCCAAGTATACGCAAACAAGGAAGTGGCCGTAGCTTCTGTCATTCGCGAACTGAATCTGCCAAACAACAGCACTGCCTTTACTCCGCCTGTCTTTTTCCTGTTTGCCGACAGCACGCTTCCATCCAATGCCTTATCTGACTTACGGGCGATACGCTTTGCCAAATAAGGGAGGGCTTCACAATGAAAATCATTGATGCGCACATGCATTTGTCCCATATCGAGGAATTCAAGCGGACAGCGGCAGAAAAGTCGTTTGTCGATTACTCCGTCGCTGGTCTCTTGCAAGAATATGCCGAGAGTGGCGTGGTCCTTGGGATAGGCATGGGCTTGACAGAGACTGAGCCAGACGGCTTTCCCGATGTGGAAGCTGTCACTCCCATGGGACTAGACCTGACAGACGAGTTGCCGCCACAGTTCGTCTATTGTCTGGGAATCAACCCGTACAAGCTGGATGAAGCGGCAGTGGCACGCTTGGAAGCTGACCTGCAAAAGCCCAACGTGGTCGGGTTGAAAATCTATTTGGGCTACTATCCCTTCTACGCCTACGATAGCGTCTACGATCCCGTCTATGCGCTCGCAGCCAAATACCAGGTGCCTGTCGTCTTTCACACCGGCGATACGTACTCGGAGCGTGGGCTCTTAAAATACTCCCATCCTCTCACACTGGACGAGGTGGCGGTGAAGCATCGAGACGTCCATTTCATGATGGCCCATTTTGGCGATCCGTGGGTACTCGATGGGGCAGAAGTCGTTTATAAAAACCGCAACATGTTTGCAGACCTCTCCGGCTTAATGGTCGGTGACGCAGCCAATTGCAAGCGACTCGCAGACTCCCCTCTCTTCTTCTCCCATCTGCGCCACGCGATCACCTATTGTGATCATTACGACAAGTTTTTGTTCGGAACAGACTGGCCGTTGGCACCAGTGAAGCCATATATCCAGTTTGTACAGGAGCTAATCCCAGCGGAGCATCACGAGGATGTGTTTTACAAGACAGCATTGAAGGTGTTTCCCAAAATCAAGCCGTTGGTTGAGTAGACGATACTAATCCCATGTCTCTTCCTCTCGAAGAAACATGGGATTTTTCATTTGTTCAATAAAACTTCTTCTATTTACGACAAAAAACGACAGTTTCCGTATTATGATAGTATATGCGAGTTTGCTTATACATCGTCAGTATCGGACAATCATGACCCACAGCTTTTGCTAGTAAAGAGATAGCAAGGTTTCTACTAAATTGGGGGAGGACATGTTTCCTTGAAGAAAAAAATTGCCTGGGTTACAGACAGTACCGCACTCATACCTGATCACGTCATGGAAGAGCATGACATCTACGTCGTTCCACTGGAGATTATCTTTGAAGATGGCACTTATGAAGACGGCATTGATTTAGCGCCTGAACAGCTGTATCAAAAAATTGTGCAGGCCAATTATGCTCCCAAAACGTCACAGCCTTCTATCGGAAAATTTGTAACGCTCTACGAACGATTAAAGGAAGAGTATGAATGCGCGATTGCTGTCCACCTCTCCTCTGATCTGAGTGGGACCTACAATACAAGTGCAACAGCAGCCAAACTGGTAGACTTCCCTGTCGAGTCGGTAGATTCCAAGCTGATGTCGTACCCGATTACCTCGATTATCTTAAACGGAATCGAGCAAGCCAAAGAAGGAAAAGGCTATCAAGAGATCGCGGCTTCCTTGCGCGAAGAATACAAATCTTTCGAGAACTACATCCTAGTCGGCAGTCTCGACCAGTTTTACAAGGGCGGCCGAATGACCGGTTTGCAATATTTCATCGGCAATCTGCTTCAGATCAAGCCGATTTTCCAAATTAAAGATGGGTTGTTTGAAGTTTATGAAAAGGTTCGTACCGAAGGGAAAGCGGTCAAGCGCATGCTGGAACAGCTAGAGAAAGCCAAGCAGAATTACTCCGTGAAGCACGTACAGATTTTGCATGGCAACGTCTTGGACAAAGCGCTGGAGCTGAAAGAGAAAATTCAGAGCAAGTACTCCGATGTCGAGGTGTTGGTTGGACCGATCAGTTCCACGATTGGGGCGCATGCCGGGATGGGGACACTGGCGTTGGCTTGGCGGAATGAGTAGGGGTAAATGGGGCAGTCTCACATGCCGATTTTTTTCGGCAAAGAGCTGCCCCCTTTGTCTTTCATTTTGGCACAATTTCATCATGTTCCAACCTTGATCACAACATTCCCCTTCTTCCGCTCTGTCTCCACATACCTATGTGCCTCCGGTACTTGTTCCAACGAATATCGTCTATCAATAACCGCTTTTATCTGCCCTGCCTCCACCAACTCTTTAAGAAAATCCAAATCCTCCGTCCGCACCTTTGCAATCCCTTGCCCATCGACTGTCAGGAATATCCCGTTCGGCGCCAGTGCTTTTACGCAATGGGACTTTGTTGCTTTCCCAACCGCATCAAATACAACGTCATACCGCTCTTCTTTCTTCGTAAAATCTTCTTTCGTGTAATCGATGACGGTATCAGCCCCCAACGATTTCACCAAATCTACATTGGCAGAGCTACATACCGCTGTCACCTCAGCGCCAAAATACTTGGCAAGCTGTACCGCTGAG from the Brevibacillus brevis genome contains:
- a CDS encoding S-layer homology domain-containing protein; this translates as MGRFRRAVTSLVFFSLFCLIFQASIFVPVSQAASTEETPAAVESTVDLRHLQGKVNEINAENLIQEKYTPDSWSKLVYALDAAKAVLTKPNVTQAEIDSALSVLVIAREGLKKQAGTVDKSKLQTKVEEIAVEKLQEKDYTRASWKELQNRLEQAYFVLDDPHASQLVVDVALEKLIKARQDLKSQDDAVYKRELRAKAREIEDKDLDEDDYTRSSWRKLEDALEHAWDVIDDPHATQSEVDDALYDLRKAWRNLEDDDRDRGRDRDKDSRKGSYNTPTTIFFTGGSPTDKKVVLPATNIKSKSQRGYINGYPDGTFQPDRTVTRAEMAAILLNAEMVSQSSANKGRFFDVADNYWAVNPIHQASAAGMMSGYPDGTFRPSANITRAEIAAVIYKYKALQGAGGGTAFFDVRGDHWSSPIIAAVVAKGYMTGYPDGTFQPEKALTRAEAVTILNRVLNRVPQNQAGPQRWPDVVPGHWAYKEIEEASMK
- a CDS encoding DegV family protein, encoding MKKKIAWVTDSTALIPDHVMEEHDIYVVPLEIIFEDGTYEDGIDLAPEQLYQKIVQANYAPKTSQPSIGKFVTLYERLKEEYECAIAVHLSSDLSGTYNTSATAAKLVDFPVESVDSKLMSYPITSIILNGIEQAKEGKGYQEIAASLREEYKSFENYILVGSLDQFYKGGRMTGLQYFIGNLLQIKPIFQIKDGLFEVYEKVRTEGKAVKRMLEQLEKAKQNYSVKHVQILHGNVLDKALELKEKIQSKYSDVEVLVGPISSTIGAHAGMGTLALAWRNE
- a CDS encoding GNAT family N-acetyltransferase, which produces MEASISIVTYRPELAAAVADMWNASRDSWGGGNSITTAEQIRQEEAASDAITVYLAIEGETVVGYCSLAEYREDTGALYIPLLNVRPDYHGKKVGRMLLSCALEKTIELDWPRLDLYTWAGNTKAVPLYKKFGFFWEDRDDATHLMNMIPSVLRTEAIAHYFEELDWYQDSTREIVVEPDGRKENGFDYFTYSWAKGEKSLRVEFERRGRGMRLIETEDYLVSAEVENLELVFGREYQIHYRIVNKSGKPLQISLNGQPSDTIRFNYQHELAVTGEATLSASFFVDPITEEQSIWRTHPRVCTHLLINGKAALFEVGILPKFPATLSLHVPGLSYPGQTKLFYLDVENNFAEAAEFSFELPACSFFGLQEQRHTLKLSGKERISLPLHADLYEHGFYEANVQVEAKLADGRSVSFAKKIGAAFTGLGAMVSGETEQAWQVHHGRHTLYLNKEDNEMTVASRTGGEPTNLLYPKLGKPFSSEFSKKRAEKVEFIAEKGAIGIRATYRSGAYPQIALVSKTLLFGDGTVEHLLEIENSSADKLAAELWLNQGFHHSFYRPIVPYQGRYVETPSSYGSDMDYWDAELVSENWLFTQDETAPWGMCWPPEYRFDIQGWYVTLETNLGMLAPHETKSFGPIHFSHGGYADWKEFRAFARKEPLPADLILTSHLELSANGQNPFVTSKQLDVQVKEYKQQYLDGELLASLLSESASEQTQSFAEDEEETESDFSFKTPEKPYDLVQVEGRFATHVSHLQSAIFPIGQGKVIQEQTVEEGRPVYIADNGRLRIKAAPDFAPTLYSLASNGQEWLDSSFPLRKPKSWWNPWTGGIGNYIEELSSFSLVKEERTASFVELIDNKQNTWQGIKVSYQVKKQEKYRGLTCHQYYLLLPGVPVLCHTVEIEQNTGTYFAAKELTTDIFLQPGTEDEAVWLKTVGTNGEELNYKLAQGELDVLEVSDYVLGRASSKDQMHIVTDLDTADLQVYANKEVAVASVIRELNLPNNSTAFTPPVFFLFADSTLPSNALSDLRAIRFAK
- a CDS encoding amidohydrolase family protein; the protein is MKIIDAHMHLSHIEEFKRTAAEKSFVDYSVAGLLQEYAESGVVLGIGMGLTETEPDGFPDVEAVTPMGLDLTDELPPQFVYCLGINPYKLDEAAVARLEADLQKPNVVGLKIYLGYYPFYAYDSVYDPVYALAAKYQVPVVFHTGDTYSERGLLKYSHPLTLDEVAVKHRDVHFMMAHFGDPWVLDGAEVVYKNRNMFADLSGLMVGDAANCKRLADSPLFFSHLRHAITYCDHYDKFLFGTDWPLAPVKPYIQFVQELIPAEHHEDVFYKTALKVFPKIKPLVE
- a CDS encoding DUF459 domain-containing protein, which codes for MIEVSCKKELLRMKMVQRWVRIFLSAAILSTLVACGTTYDKGQTQLATTQAPAGSVQELFDSSLFVGDSIIGGLTNDDLLPEANVMGGLGATVQSTLDNVEEIASRKPSHVFLSMGQNDLWEPSEEGKNTFVQQYTRLVDRIRELLPAARVYVLSITAVDAASPFGASMNPQIETFNAALQKMAKEKGVDYIDLAPIFQQNKIQYDEDGSHFTNAFYPILLGYLKEWTDMAHQPRGPAVTDTNEAYKAAFKHSVFLGDSILGALSYLNKVDTANVIAPSGATLSLALMNVEKLASRAPEHVFILLGSNDIRLSDKQEFIESYRQLIGSIRNKLPNAKLHILSIPPVAKDALKQVPQYANITDFNQALEQLADEVKVDYVDLSPLFAANKIQYADNGVHFKPHFYPLLLDYLQGLVK
- a CDS encoding metallophosphoesterase, yielding MKRKLIIGDIHGYFHVLKQLLEKVNYKPMQDQIIFIGDYISRGPESLKVVSVIKRMVEEEDAIALMGNHEYSLIEFLDSRNPSFDLFFLHQMGGMNAIESFLQGVDDTVFNDIELVKRTLKVERKEEIDFINHLPYYFEDEGHIYVHAGVRPRNWRETTPSDFVWIGEDFIESPTGIDKVVIFGHTPTSRIKSNPEPNQIWYSTEGDKIGIDGGCGYSGGQLNALEINAEGYRNHFVKC
- a CDS encoding DUF418 domain-containing protein is translated as MELKQNRVRIIDGLRGFSLVGILLANMLIFQYGIWGSQELDLYALPDYEMTVYKLVKIFVEGSFMPIFTFMFGFGMIKMQQSLAAKGLRQKRYLARRFLMLIGLGLLHSYFLWEGDILAFYGMMGFFLLLFMNCKPKTLLIWGIILLCLISLMGLVPDDPNDPASITDPVRMEAYVVKTMTVYGTGTYEEIVHHRSSEDPLGLPEYMIFTLLLITPLMSAPMFLFGMYAAKCRWFEKTEEERTSYLRNMLIFLPAGLLLKALHVYLPGSWWSGIGEISGGTILAIGYIFAFVWFFSRSTESKWLPRFQAVGKLSLTNYLLQTVICTTIFYGYGLGWFGQIGVLAGCGLAILIYAGQLFLSPLYLKRFRYGPVERLLRMWTNLSFSGKTKQPSEKPISA